One genomic window of Phycisphaerales bacterium includes the following:
- the accC gene encoding acetyl-CoA carboxylase biotin carboxylase subunit: MFKRILIANRGEIALRIIRACRELGIEAVCVYSQADKDAPYLRLADRAICIGAGPSKDSYLNIPRIIAAAEVSDADAIHPGYGFLSERADFSQICRECKIEFIGPSPEAMGQLGDKVQAKRAAKAAKVPIFPGSEGAIEEEDEAVEVAREIGFPVIIKAAAGGGGRGMRVCHNEATLRQNIKKAQQEAKAAFGDGSVFIEKFLEHARHVEVQVLGDKHGHSVHLFERDCSMQRRHQKLIEEAPAPGVDRKKITSVCENAAKLIRNTGYAGAATVEFLMDDEQNFYMLEVNTRVQVEHPVTEMITGVDIVKNSILIAAGEKLGLRQKDVSVNGHAMECRINAEDPARNFMPSPGRIETWEMPGGPGIRMDTHVVPGYMVPPTYDSMIGKLIAHASDRRACITRMARALREFRVAPIKTVIPLHLRLLEHSAFQEDAVDIHYLERALKQDLLGPVG, translated from the coding sequence ATGTTCAAGCGCATCCTGATCGCGAACCGGGGCGAGATCGCGCTCCGCATCATCCGCGCCTGCCGAGAGCTTGGCATCGAGGCCGTCTGCGTCTACTCGCAGGCCGACAAGGACGCGCCGTACCTTCGGCTGGCTGACCGCGCCATCTGCATCGGAGCCGGGCCAAGCAAGGACAGCTACCTCAACATCCCGCGAATCATCGCCGCCGCCGAAGTCAGCGATGCCGACGCCATCCACCCAGGCTACGGCTTCCTCTCCGAGCGGGCCGACTTCTCGCAGATCTGCCGCGAGTGCAAGATCGAGTTCATCGGCCCCAGCCCCGAGGCCATGGGCCAGCTGGGCGACAAGGTCCAGGCCAAGCGTGCCGCCAAGGCGGCCAAGGTCCCGATCTTCCCCGGCTCGGAGGGCGCTATCGAGGAAGAGGACGAGGCCGTCGAGGTCGCCCGCGAGATCGGCTTCCCGGTCATCATCAAGGCGGCGGCCGGTGGCGGCGGCCGCGGCATGCGCGTCTGCCACAACGAGGCCACCCTCCGCCAGAACATCAAGAAGGCCCAGCAAGAGGCCAAGGCCGCCTTCGGAGACGGCAGCGTCTTCATCGAGAAGTTCCTCGAGCACGCACGACACGTCGAGGTCCAGGTTTTGGGCGACAAGCACGGCCACTCCGTGCACCTCTTCGAACGCGATTGCTCCATGCAGCGCCGCCACCAGAAGCTCATCGAAGAGGCCCCGGCCCCCGGCGTCGATCGCAAGAAGATCACCTCCGTCTGCGAGAACGCGGCCAAGCTCATCCGCAACACGGGGTACGCCGGCGCCGCGACCGTCGAGTTCCTGATGGACGACGAGCAGAACTTCTACATGCTCGAGGTCAACACCCGCGTCCAGGTCGAGCACCCCGTCACCGAGATGATCACCGGCGTGGACATCGTGAAGAACTCGATCCTGATCGCCGCCGGCGAGAAGCTCGGCTTGCGCCAGAAGGACGTCTCGGTCAACGGCCACGCGATGGAGTGCCGCATCAACGCGGAGGACCCCGCCCGCAACTTCATGCCCAGTCCCGGCCGGATCGAGACCTGGGAGATGCCCGGCGGGCCGGGCATCCGCATGGACACCCACGTGGTGCCGGGGTACATGGTGCCCCCAACCTACGACTCGATGATCGGCAAGCTCATCGCCCACGCATCCGACCGCCGCGCGTGCATCACGCGCATGGCCAGGGCGCTCCGCGAGTTCCGGGTTGCGCCGATCAAGACGGTCATACCGCTCCATCTCCGGCTGCTCGAGCACAGCGCCTTCCAGGAAGACGCCGTGGACATCCACTACCTCGAGCGCGCGCTGAAGCAGGACCTGCTGGGGCCCGTCGGCTGA
- a CDS encoding PEP-CTERM sorting domain-containing protein, whose product MRNAMTVVALAGAASVAAAQSTVYFSDFEADGGGWTASGVNGDWERGIGTGFVGGSGSTEPLGGFSGDWVWGTVIGGDHGVGSDEQLSQNFDFSGLTDVTLSFQEWSDSGSSTFDMASVIVNGDQLYLSDGDSGDAWRAVNLDLSAYDGLSSVDITFNFTSTTVVERTGWYIDDVGIRAIPAPASLALLGLGGLAAARRRR is encoded by the coding sequence ATGCGTAACGCAATGACTGTTGTCGCTCTGGCCGGCGCCGCTTCGGTGGCCGCCGCCCAGTCGACGGTGTATTTCTCCGACTTCGAGGCCGACGGTGGCGGCTGGACCGCCAGCGGCGTCAACGGCGACTGGGAGCGCGGCATCGGCACCGGCTTCGTCGGTGGCTCCGGCAGCACCGAGCCCCTCGGTGGCTTCAGTGGCGACTGGGTGTGGGGCACCGTCATCGGTGGCGACCACGGCGTCGGCAGCGACGAGCAGCTCAGCCAGAACTTCGACTTCTCCGGCCTCACCGACGTCACCCTCTCCTTCCAGGAGTGGAGCGACAGCGGCAGCTCGACCTTCGACATGGCCTCGGTCATCGTCAACGGCGATCAGCTCTACCTGAGCGATGGTGACTCCGGCGACGCGTGGCGCGCCGTCAACCTCGACCTGAGCGCCTACGACGGCCTCAGCAGCGTCGACATCACCTTCAACTTCACGAGCACGACCGTTGTCGAGCGTACCGGCTGGTACATCGACGACGTCGGCATCCGCGCCATCCCGGCGCCCGCCAGCCTGGCCCTGCTGGGCCTCGGTGGCCTGGCCGCCGCCCGCCGCCGCCGCTAA
- a CDS encoding PH domain-containing protein, producing MSEPSRRHKVLREASFDPKLSTYHLISGTIVLVVCIVTIPLAVVYLLVGKILIDKYIERMSCTLTERTLEIRKGWLNRVESTIPLEKITDLQMIQGPIMRAMGLHGFKVETAGQSSGPGGHLVSLIGIVDAPGFREAVLDQRDELSEGRSRRSSGGPEAPAAVPAESSAALDDIRATLHRIEKLLQHRHDI from the coding sequence ATGAGCGAGCCATCACGCCGGCACAAGGTCCTCCGCGAAGCCAGCTTCGATCCGAAGCTCTCGACCTACCACCTGATCAGCGGCACCATCGTGCTCGTCGTGTGCATCGTGACGATCCCCCTGGCGGTCGTGTACCTGCTGGTCGGCAAGATCCTGATCGACAAGTACATCGAGCGGATGAGCTGCACGCTGACCGAGCGGACGCTGGAGATCCGCAAGGGCTGGCTCAACCGCGTCGAGAGCACGATCCCCCTCGAGAAGATCACCGACCTGCAGATGATCCAGGGCCCCATCATGCGGGCGATGGGCCTGCACGGCTTCAAGGTCGAGACCGCCGGCCAGAGCTCGGGCCCGGGCGGGCATCTGGTGAGCCTCATTGGCATCGTCGACGCGCCGGGCTTCCGCGAGGCCGTGCTCGACCAGCGTGACGAGCTTTCCGAGGGGCGTTCACGGCGTTCGAGCGGCGGCCCCGAAGCTCCGGCGGCGGTGCCGGCCGAGTCGTCGGCGGCCCTGGACGACATCCGCGCGACGCTGCACCGGATCGAGAAACTGCTCCAGCACCGCCACGACATCTGA
- a CDS encoding complex I subunit 1 family protein produces the protein MADLLSFISAQLIVSVLVYAVMVHVLLAGAGYFTYAERKISAYIQDRLGPNRTGFDLGLPFLKFLKGPRLLGLGQPLADGIKFMLKEDYTPGKVDKVLFTLAPGIVVIPALIGFAIIPWGGLWECPSFTIPFLSLPVEGGVVQIAALPVNVGVIYMIAIASLGVYGITLGGWASNNKYSFLGGLRATAQMLAYELPLGISLLCVLVMVGSLLPMDIIRYQETNGWLIASQPIAALIFFIAMLAEANRTPFDNAEAESELVGGYHTEYNSMRFALFFLAEYSHVAVSAAFFALLFLGGFTLSPVPGISDPLTATGATGLLAVLAKLGVYFAKVGALVFLIMLVRWTVPRLRYDQVMSSAWQGMIPLALVVLVLTSVAVYFGIPQGWAHPVMMFGGNLVLIAALWFVVGRLPSYNPNRKIQMLGSRFNPLPGERVTLTPSHPMAREDRPVQGTVQPS, from the coding sequence ATGGCAGACCTGCTCAGCTTCATCTCCGCCCAGCTCATCGTCAGCGTCCTGGTCTACGCCGTCATGGTCCACGTGCTGCTGGCCGGGGCGGGGTACTTCACCTATGCCGAGCGGAAGATTTCGGCCTACATCCAGGACCGCCTGGGGCCCAACCGCACGGGCTTCGACCTGGGCCTGCCCTTCCTGAAGTTCCTCAAGGGCCCCCGGCTGCTCGGGCTGGGCCAGCCGCTGGCCGACGGCATCAAGTTCATGCTGAAGGAGGACTACACCCCCGGCAAGGTGGACAAGGTGTTGTTCACGCTGGCCCCGGGCATCGTGGTCATCCCGGCCCTCATCGGCTTTGCGATCATCCCCTGGGGCGGCCTGTGGGAGTGCCCGAGCTTCACGATTCCCTTCCTGAGCCTGCCCGTCGAGGGCGGCGTGGTGCAGATCGCCGCGTTACCCGTCAACGTGGGCGTGATCTACATGATCGCCATCGCGTCGCTGGGCGTGTACGGCATCACCCTGGGCGGCTGGGCCAGCAACAACAAGTACTCGTTCCTGGGCGGCCTGCGGGCGACGGCCCAGATGCTGGCGTACGAGCTGCCCCTGGGCATCAGCCTGCTGTGCGTGCTGGTGATGGTGGGTAGCTTGCTGCCGATGGACATCATCCGCTACCAGGAGACCAACGGCTGGCTGATCGCCAGCCAGCCCATCGCGGCCTTGATCTTCTTCATCGCCATGCTGGCCGAGGCCAACCGCACGCCGTTCGACAATGCCGAGGCCGAGAGCGAACTGGTTGGCGGATACCACACCGAGTACAACTCGATGCGGTTCGCCCTGTTCTTCCTGGCCGAGTACAGCCACGTGGCGGTGAGCGCGGCGTTCTTCGCCCTGCTCTTCCTGGGCGGGTTCACGCTCTCGCCCGTGCCGGGCATCAGCGACCCGCTGACGGCGACCGGGGCGACCGGGCTGCTGGCCGTGCTGGCCAAGCTTGGCGTCTACTTCGCCAAGGTCGGGGCCCTGGTGTTCCTGATCATGCTGGTGCGGTGGACGGTGCCGCGGCTGCGGTACGACCAGGTCATGAGCTCGGCGTGGCAGGGCATGATCCCGCTCGCCCTGGTCGTGCTCGTGCTGACGTCGGTCGCTGTCTACTTCGGTATCCCCCAGGGCTGGGCCCACCCGGTCATGATGTTCGGCGGCAACCTGGTGCTCATCGCCGCCCTGTGGTTCGTGGTCGGCCGCCTGCCGTCGTACAACCCCAACCGCAAGATTCAGATGCTCGGCTCGCGGTTCAACCCGCTGCCCGGCGAGCGGGTGACGCTGACGCCGAGCCACCCGATGGCCCGCGAGGATCGGCCCGTGCAGGGCACCGTCCAGCCGAGCTGA
- a CDS encoding class I SAM-dependent methyltransferase yields MTTSQRSVEIAPPAERLVIGNHDAVPCPKHETLFTEEEADAWAEELRELLAADLTPETRAAIESDFGREIWSFGGWYQRITFDDRHVSTTSDHPRVRESPGSLNRLGGRLTPHEASILRPMPKWKYIERLLPDLAGKSVLELGSSNGFFSLAFASLGAERVLGLELLRGQVDAAQWAAKTKGLDHVEFRCTDALLDRSIEPHDIVFLSEVHNHFPLPFYGLLRVLNLAKELVVFDNSGVIAKPEQQFRFQTFRDPNNRRISFTHCTMSEGLLMHVLDLFGVPVNRVRAFKSPLNDAHVLYLIDTSNLQRDRLSNGYPECLRDFFDRI; encoded by the coding sequence ATGACAACTAGCCAACGTTCGGTCGAGATCGCACCGCCAGCCGAGCGCCTTGTCATTGGCAATCACGATGCAGTGCCATGTCCCAAGCATGAGACACTGTTTACAGAAGAGGAAGCCGATGCTTGGGCTGAGGAACTTCGGGAGCTGCTGGCAGCCGACTTGACTCCCGAGACTCGGGCAGCCATCGAATCCGACTTCGGTCGGGAGATTTGGTCATTCGGCGGATGGTATCAGCGAATCACATTTGACGATCGACATGTATCTACGACGAGCGATCACCCCCGCGTTCGTGAATCTCCCGGCAGTCTCAATCGTCTCGGAGGGCGACTTACCCCTCATGAAGCATCCATCTTGCGGCCGATGCCCAAGTGGAAGTACATTGAACGCCTGCTTCCTGATCTGGCCGGCAAGTCTGTACTTGAATTGGGAAGTTCGAACGGATTCTTTTCTCTAGCGTTCGCCTCTCTGGGAGCAGAGCGAGTATTGGGCCTAGAACTCCTACGAGGTCAAGTCGATGCGGCTCAATGGGCGGCGAAGACGAAGGGACTTGATCATGTAGAGTTCCGGTGCACCGATGCACTTCTCGACCGCTCTATCGAGCCTCACGACATTGTGTTTCTTTCAGAGGTTCACAACCACTTCCCGCTACCGTTCTACGGGCTGCTGAGGGTTCTCAATTTGGCCAAGGAGTTAGTCGTGTTCGACAACTCCGGCGTGATTGCAAAGCCCGAGCAGCAGTTTCGGTTTCAGACTTTCCGCGACCCAAACAATCGCCGCATCAGCTTTACTCACTGCACGATGAGCGAAGGGCTCCTGATGCATGTGCTCGATCTGTTCGGCGTACCTGTGAATCGTGTCCGAGCGTTTAAGTCACCGCTCAACGATGCGCACGTACTGTATCTGATCGACACGAGTAACCTTCAGCGAGATCGGCTCAGCAATGGTTATCCGGAGTGCCTGCGAGACTTCTTCGATCGGATCTAG
- a CDS encoding sulfotransferase domain-containing protein yields MTASVSWIASYPRSGNTWLRFLIANCLSDHPFDWTGGLNAFAFELHFYREMMLERGWDEAQTLDKLREVAAGQPTASSIGDQIFVKSHDLWSPTHTFAGHTRRAILLVRDPLDVLLSGLHYARLTRDYNGDDESYIRNYLECGGDPAWIRMGYGSWSQHAKSWMNQDEFPVSVVRYEDLKSNTETELVKICEFLELPVYRHLIDKAAEKSSMERLRKSEVEAREKGQFGGLRDGMFFINQGRSGQNLSDVSPELDDLFEEQFADDMKMFGYDRRTV; encoded by the coding sequence ATGACAGCAAGCGTTTCTTGGATCGCCTCGTATCCTCGCAGCGGAAACACTTGGCTGCGATTTCTGATCGCAAACTGCCTTAGCGATCATCCGTTCGATTGGACAGGTGGCCTCAACGCCTTCGCGTTCGAGCTGCATTTCTATAGAGAAATGATGCTAGAGCGCGGATGGGATGAGGCACAGACACTTGACAAACTGCGAGAAGTCGCCGCAGGCCAGCCAACTGCTTCGTCCATCGGCGACCAGATCTTCGTGAAGAGCCATGATCTTTGGTCGCCAACTCATACGTTTGCTGGGCACACGCGCCGTGCCATACTGCTTGTTCGCGACCCCCTCGACGTGTTGCTTAGCGGGCTCCACTATGCCCGCTTAACTCGCGACTACAACGGCGACGACGAATCCTATATCCGGAACTACCTGGAATGTGGCGGAGACCCTGCTTGGATCCGTATGGGATATGGCAGTTGGTCCCAGCACGCGAAGAGCTGGATGAATCAAGACGAGTTCCCTGTGAGCGTCGTCCGCTATGAAGACCTCAAATCGAACACGGAAACAGAGTTGGTGAAGATCTGCGAGTTCCTGGAACTTCCGGTCTACCGACACCTCATTGATAAGGCTGCCGAAAAATCGTCTATGGAGCGACTCCGTAAATCGGAAGTCGAGGCGAGAGAGAAGGGACAATTTGGGGGTTTGAGGGACGGCATGTTCTTCATTAACCAGGGCCGCTCAGGCCAAAACCTGTCAGACGTCTCACCCGAGCTGGATGACCTTTTCGAAGAACAGTTTGCCGATGATATGAAGATGTTTGGGTATGATCGCAGGACGGTCTAG
- a CDS encoding sulfotransferase domain-containing protein: MEPPTPTAFHITHWKAGSQWIRKILNRLEPDRIADEPGVPFLDSLTITPGHIYTPVYLPRYGFVEAAGTDPSYKCAVFIRDLRDAMVSWYFSMRHSHPLNPSVVEFREKLNSVSLEDGLLFALEKPVAVMARCQQTWHEAAADERKIVRYEDAIADQQAVLGDMLKYLGVGRDDAHRRQAIEAESFERTTGRKPGQEDVGHHNRKGTSGDWKNHFTDRVTDAFKQHHGQLLITLGYEQDLDW; the protein is encoded by the coding sequence ATGGAACCACCGACGCCGACCGCATTTCATATCACGCACTGGAAGGCTGGTAGCCAGTGGATCCGCAAGATCCTGAACAGGCTTGAACCCGATCGGATTGCGGATGAGCCCGGAGTTCCGTTTCTCGATAGCCTGACTATTACCCCCGGCCACATTTACACGCCGGTGTATCTTCCTCGCTATGGATTTGTTGAAGCTGCAGGCACTGATCCAAGTTACAAGTGCGCTGTGTTTATTCGCGATCTTCGTGATGCCATGGTTTCATGGTATTTCAGCATGCGTCATTCGCATCCACTCAATCCGAGCGTCGTTGAGTTCCGTGAAAAGCTCAACAGCGTTTCACTTGAGGATGGGCTGCTCTTTGCCTTGGAGAAGCCAGTTGCGGTGATGGCGCGGTGTCAACAGACTTGGCATGAAGCCGCGGCGGACGAACGAAAAATTGTTCGATACGAAGACGCAATCGCCGATCAGCAAGCCGTTCTCGGCGACATGCTAAAATACCTCGGCGTAGGAAGAGATGACGCGCATCGCCGCCAGGCGATCGAAGCAGAGTCGTTCGAACGCACTACAGGCCGCAAGCCTGGTCAAGAGGACGTCGGGCACCACAACAGGAAGGGCACCTCGGGCGATTGGAAGAATCACTTCACAGATCGAGTGACAGATGCGTTCAAGCAGCATCACGGACAATTGCTCATTACTCTCGGGTACGAGCAAGACCTTGACTGGTGA
- the uppS gene encoding polyprenyl diphosphate synthase, which translates to MSATATTTGEHPLGLDPARVPRHVAIIMDGNGRWAEAQGLPRIWGHREGAVRVREVVERAGELGVTHLTLYAFSSENWRRPQDEVAQLMLLCVAYLDGEAERLIEEGIRLRVIGRREGLPDEVRSAIERVEGITARGTRANLTLALNYGGRDEIVDATRAIAAKAAAGEIRPEDIDPAMIARHLYTADLPDPDLLIRTAGERRLSNYLLWQVSYAELFISDAAWPEFGAERFDEAVRDYAGRVRRFGKTDAQLR; encoded by the coding sequence ATGAGCGCGACCGCGACCACCACCGGCGAGCATCCGCTCGGGCTCGACCCCGCACGCGTCCCCAGGCACGTGGCGATCATCATGGACGGCAACGGCCGCTGGGCCGAGGCGCAGGGCCTGCCGCGCATCTGGGGCCACCGCGAGGGGGCCGTCCGCGTGCGCGAGGTCGTGGAGCGCGCGGGCGAGCTGGGCGTGACGCACCTGACGCTCTATGCCTTCTCGAGCGAGAATTGGCGGCGGCCTCAAGACGAGGTTGCCCAGCTCATGCTGCTCTGCGTGGCCTACCTCGACGGCGAGGCCGAGCGTCTCATCGAGGAGGGCATCCGCCTGCGCGTCATCGGCCGTCGCGAGGGCCTGCCGGACGAAGTTCGGTCGGCGATCGAAAGAGTCGAGGGCATCACGGCGCGTGGCACGCGAGCGAATCTGACCCTGGCACTCAACTACGGCGGTCGGGATGAGATCGTTGATGCGACGCGGGCCATCGCCGCGAAGGCCGCCGCTGGCGAGATCCGTCCGGAGGACATCGACCCGGCGATGATCGCCCGGCACCTCTACACCGCCGATCTGCCCGACCCCGACCTGCTCATCCGCACGGCGGGCGAGCGGCGCCTGAGCAACTACCTGCTGTGGCAGGTGAGCTATGCCGAGTTGTTCATCAGTGACGCCGCATGGCCCGAGTTCGGAGCGGAACGCTTCGATGAGGCGGTGCGGGACTATGCTGGGAGGGTGCGTCGGTTTGGGAAGACGGATGCGCAATTGCGCTAG
- a CDS encoding adenylosuccinate synthase, translating to MSGQTPIAPDAASDRQSALAHTLCPTGQAAAVVGLQWGDEGKGKYVDLLAPGFDAVARYNGGANAGHTIVVGGQKYALHLVPSGILHPGTKAVIGNGAVVDPFQLVKELDALEARGIDTAALVVSSRAHVVMPYHKAMDARLEAAMEALAREQGVSTTAIGTTKRGIGPTYAEKAMRMTAVRMGDLIRGGAILADRVKLAASLHNQSSAASGEAPLDPEAMLRELAPIAERLRPNVADSTYLLHETLAAGGRVLFEGGNATLLDIDHGTYPYVTSSNCSALGIATGSGVPGRMLSGVIGVMKAYTTRVGLGPMPTEIEGELAQRIRDRGGEYGTTTGRPRRIGWLDLVALRYSAMVNGVTHVAMTMLDVLGGVDEIKACTAYDVDGVKTDRFLPDAADLAHAKPLYETLPGFSQDVSGCRSISDLPSEARAFIERVESALGVPVAFVGVGPDRAQTILNLERGVASA from the coding sequence ATGTCAGGACAAACCCCAATTGCCCCCGACGCCGCGTCGGATCGCCAGTCGGCCCTGGCCCACACGCTCTGCCCCACGGGCCAAGCGGCCGCGGTGGTGGGGCTGCAGTGGGGCGATGAGGGCAAGGGCAAGTACGTCGACCTGCTCGCCCCGGGCTTCGACGCGGTGGCTCGGTACAACGGCGGGGCCAACGCCGGCCACACCATCGTCGTCGGCGGCCAGAAGTACGCCCTCCATCTCGTGCCCTCGGGCATCCTGCACCCGGGCACCAAGGCCGTCATCGGGAACGGCGCCGTCGTCGACCCGTTCCAACTCGTAAAGGAACTCGACGCGCTCGAGGCCCGCGGCATCGACACGGCGGCGCTCGTCGTTTCGAGCCGGGCGCACGTGGTGATGCCCTACCACAAGGCCATGGACGCGCGCCTCGAAGCAGCGATGGAGGCGCTCGCCCGCGAGCAGGGCGTGAGCACCACCGCGATCGGCACGACCAAGCGCGGCATCGGCCCGACCTACGCCGAGAAGGCGATGCGCATGACCGCGGTCCGCATGGGCGACCTCATCCGGGGCGGCGCGATCCTGGCCGATCGTGTGAAGCTCGCCGCGAGCCTGCACAACCAGTCGAGCGCGGCCTCGGGCGAAGCGCCGCTGGATCCCGAGGCGATGCTCCGCGAGCTTGCGCCCATTGCCGAGCGACTTCGCCCGAACGTCGCCGACTCGACCTACCTGCTGCACGAGACGCTCGCCGCCGGCGGACGCGTGCTGTTCGAGGGCGGCAACGCAACGTTGCTGGACATCGACCACGGCACGTATCCGTACGTCACCAGCTCCAATTGCTCGGCCCTCGGCATCGCCACGGGCAGCGGCGTGCCCGGGCGTATGCTCTCGGGCGTCATCGGCGTGATGAAGGCGTATACCACTCGCGTCGGGCTCGGCCCCATGCCCACCGAGATCGAGGGCGAGCTGGCCCAGCGCATCCGCGACCGCGGCGGCGAGTACGGCACGACCACCGGCCGGCCGCGACGCATCGGCTGGCTCGACCTCGTGGCCCTGCGTTACTCGGCCATGGTCAACGGCGTGACGCACGTGGCAATGACCATGCTCGACGTGCTGGGCGGCGTCGACGAGATCAAGGCCTGCACGGCCTACGACGTCGACGGCGTCAAGACCGATCGTTTCCTGCCAGACGCGGCCGACCTTGCGCACGCTAAGCCGCTGTACGAGACGCTGCCTGGGTTTTCGCAGGACGTCAGCGGCTGCCGGAGCATCTCGGACCTTCCGAGCGAGGCCCGGGCGTTCATCGAGCGCGTCGAATCGGCCCTGGGCGTGCCCGTGGCGTTCGTGGGCGTAGGGCCCGATCGCGCCCAGACGATCCTCAACCTGGAGCGGGGCGTAGCTTCGGCATGA
- a CDS encoding FHA domain-containing protein: MSIELVLVTSDGEQRPFAVSRARIIGREEDCDLRVPVAEVSREHCRVEPNEHGGLSVEDLGSSNGTFINGLQIEEAEMSPGDVMKIGPAFMVLRVNGDPASIDNDAAIEKGTPSELEQPTSQPQASKQVGQGSVLEDDDEDLFSDFDFDDDDDDAPKL; the protein is encoded by the coding sequence GTGTCGATCGAACTCGTGCTCGTGACGTCAGACGGTGAGCAGCGCCCGTTCGCGGTCTCCCGGGCCCGCATCATCGGCCGCGAAGAAGACTGCGACCTCCGCGTCCCCGTGGCCGAGGTCTCACGCGAGCACTGCCGCGTCGAGCCCAACGAGCACGGCGGCCTCTCGGTCGAGGACCTCGGCTCGAGCAACGGCACCTTTATCAACGGTCTGCAGATCGAAGAAGCCGAGATGTCCCCCGGCGACGTCATGAAGATCGGCCCGGCATTCATGGTGCTCCGCGTCAACGGCGACCCCGCCAGCATCGATAACGACGCCGCCATCGAGAAGGGCACGCCCAGCGAGCTCGAGCAACCGACCAGCCAGCCGCAGGCCTCCAAGCAGGTCGGCCAGGGCTCGGTGCTCGAGGACGACGACGAGGACCTGTTCTCGGACTTCGACTTCGACGACGACGACGACGACGCACCGAAGCTCTGA
- the hemW gene encoding radical SAM family heme chaperone HemW, protein MDRTPITVAGQRQGVAHPLESLRARGGVSVPVQALYIHVPFCFHKCHYCDFYSIVDTRDRQGPFTDRLIAELAHIAPLAGTLTSIFVGGGTPTLLRTDLWARLLATLHDRFELGGAEFTVECNPETASDELFGTLANGGVNRISIGAQSFNPRHLKTLERWHDPANVGRAIELARSAGIARQSVDLIFGIPGQTLADWEADLNEAVMFGVEHLSCYALTYEPNTAMTARMERGQFEPADEDLEADMLQLTLDTLRARGYDRYEVSNYARPGAECSHNLAYWRQEQWLAAGPSASGHVAGWRWKNVPRLDSYLSAPSARGVPPAIDVEEPDARRAMAERIMTGLRLREGIDASELPGGLHAEALRQHERGHLEIDGDRWRLTDRGMMLADGIAAEFMGLL, encoded by the coding sequence GTGGACCGTACCCCCATCACCGTCGCCGGGCAACGCCAGGGCGTGGCCCATCCGCTGGAATCATTGCGCGCTCGCGGGGGGGTGTCGGTACCCGTCCAGGCCCTGTACATCCACGTGCCGTTTTGCTTTCACAAGTGCCACTACTGCGACTTCTACAGCATCGTGGATACCCGTGATCGGCAGGGCCCGTTCACGGATCGCCTGATCGCCGAGCTCGCCCACATCGCCCCGCTCGCCGGTACGCTCACGAGCATCTTCGTCGGGGGTGGCACGCCCACGCTGCTCAGGACTGATCTGTGGGCCCGTCTGCTGGCGACGTTGCACGATCGGTTCGAGCTGGGCGGTGCCGAGTTCACGGTCGAATGCAACCCCGAAACGGCCTCGGACGAGCTCTTCGGGACGCTCGCGAACGGCGGCGTCAACCGCATCAGCATCGGGGCCCAGTCGTTTAACCCCCGGCATCTCAAGACGCTCGAGCGCTGGCACGACCCGGCGAACGTCGGCAGGGCGATCGAGCTGGCGCGGAGCGCCGGCATCGCGCGCCAATCGGTGGACCTGATCTTCGGCATCCCGGGCCAGACGCTCGCCGACTGGGAAGCCGACCTCAACGAGGCGGTCATGTTCGGCGTGGAACATCTCAGCTGCTATGCGCTGACCTACGAGCCCAACACGGCGATGACCGCGCGGATGGAGCGCGGGCAGTTCGAGCCCGCGGACGAAGACCTCGAGGCCGACATGCTGCAGCTGACGCTCGACACGCTCCGCGCGCGCGGATACGACCGCTACGAGGTCAGCAACTACGCCAGGCCCGGCGCCGAGTGCAGCCACAACCTCGCGTACTGGCGGCAGGAGCAGTGGCTCGCCGCGGGGCCGTCGGCCAGCGGGCACGTCGCGGGCTGGCGCTGGAAGAACGTGCCGCGGCTCGATTCGTACCTCAGCGCTCCGAGCGCGCGCGGCGTGCCGCCGGCGATCGACGTGGAAGAGCCGGACGCCCGGCGCGCGATGGCCGAGCGGATCATGACCGGCCTGCGGCTGCGCGAGGGCATCGACGCGAGCGAACTGCCCGGTGGGTTGCACGCTGAGGCGCTGCGGCAGCACGAGCGCGGCCACCTAGAGATCGACGGTGATCGCTGGCGGCTGACCGACCGCGGCATGATGCTGGCCGACGGGATCGCGGCCGAGTTCATGGGGCTTCTCTAG